A portion of the Rhinopithecus roxellana isolate Shanxi Qingling chromosome 21, ASM756505v1, whole genome shotgun sequence genome contains these proteins:
- the LOC104655726 gene encoding cytochrome c oxidase assembly factor 4 homolog, mitochondrial: protein MSTSAPQGHTWTQRVKKEDEEEDPLDQLISRSGCAASHFAVQECMAQHQDWRQCQPQVQAFKDCMSEQQSRRREELQRRKEQASAHH, encoded by the coding sequence ATGTCAACCTCAGCCCCTCAAGGCCATACCTGGACCCAACGGGTGaagaaggaggatgaggaggaggaccCGCTGGACCAGCTGATCTCCCGCTCTGGCTGTGCTGCCTCCCACTTTGCAGTGCAGGAATGCATGGCCCAGCACCAGGACTGGCGGCAATGCCAGCCACAGGTGCAGGCGTTCAAGGATTGCATGAGTGAACAGCAGTCGAGGCGGCGAGAGGAGCTGCAGAGGAGGAAAGAACAAGCCAGTGCCCACCACTGA